The following is a genomic window from Clostridium fungisolvens.
GATGATTCCTGAACCATGCTTAGTCATAAAATTAATGTTTTCTTTATTAATATTGTCCGATAAAGTCAATAGAACGCCACTATTTTCTTCATTTTCATCATCAACTAATATAATTGATTTTCCATTCTTTATCTCTTCTATTGCTTCGCTAATCTTTGTAAACATATTTTCCTCCTCAATATTATTTAGGCATAGAACTTATAAAAAATGTTCTATATCTAATTCTTTTATACTCATTATTAATTAATTTAAGATTTATATTATTTTTATACGAGCTTTTGTTTAATCTATATAGCCTTTAAATATTACATCATCACCTATAATTTGGTGAGTTACTCTACTGAGCCTTATAGCATCATTCATCTTTTCTATTCCTAATCCGCCGACTGGAGTGACTGCATCTTTACCACCAATTATCTTAGGTGCTATTGCAGCATATACCTTATTTACCACTCCACTCTCAAAGGCAGATGCCAACAAGGAGCTTCCTCCTTCTATATATAATGAGTCTATATTCCTTTCGCCCAATGCCTTCACTATATCCTCAAATTGTATCTTACCTTGTTTCTCTCTCAGTTTTATCATATCGACACCATAGTTCTTTAATTCCTCTTCTTTTTCTATGGCAATATCTTCTGATGCTATTATCAACGTTCGTGTATTAGCATCAACCTTTAATATATTAGAGTTCAAAGGAATATCACCATATTTTGACACTATAACTCTTAGCGGATTTGATATGACAACACCTTCTAGCCTAGTGGTTAGCAAAGGATTATCTAGCCTTACAGTGTTTTCTCCAACCATTATGGCAGCCACCCTTTGTCTTAAATAATGTACAAATTCTAAGCTTTTCTCGCTACTTATCCATTTAGAATCGCCAGTTCTACTTGCTAGTTTGCCATCTAAAGTCATAGCCCACTTTGTAAATACAAACGGTGTTCCTGTTTTTATATAATGCGTATATATTTCATTCAATTCCTCGCATTCATCCCTTAAAACACCATACTCTACGTCTATCCCTAATGACTTAAATACTTCTTCAGCTTTTCCACCTCTACCCTCTTTAGGATTAGGTATTCCTATATATATTTTCTTTACCCCACTATTTGAAATAAAAGAAATATATTCATCATCTTCTTCATTAATTTCAGGTTCGATATTTATAAAAAGTTCACTGTCTCTAGTGTCTTCGCAGGCATCCTTTATTGCAATCATTTCTGCCTTCTCACCACCAAAATACTTATACCACCCTTGTCCTATTATTTTTTCGTTCTTAACCAATATTGCTCCAACTAGAGGGTCCGGATTTACAAAACCGCTTCCTCTATTAGCAATTTCAATAGCCTTGTTCATATATACTTCTCTCATAAATATACACATCCTTTTTACACAATGGGAAAATGGCAAAAACCTTATATCTATAAATTAACAACTCTATTATTTCCATAATCAACTTCAATATTTATAAACGTTCAATATTTAAAGATTTAGTACACTTTATTTTTCTAATTTATTATGTATAAATTTATCACAGCATCAACTGAACGTCAATATTAATTAATAATAATTATTATCTATACTTTAATCAACTACTTGTAAAACCAAATACTACCGTAATTACTCTTATAAATTAATAGTTAAGTTAGTAACTCTATACTTATCCACAAATTTAACTATAAATTGCTAAACAATAAAAAACAAATTACCATAATAAAATATTAGTCTCATAATACTTTATTATGGTAATCTAACAATATATGTGCCTATAGATAAATTTTTCTACACTAACTTAAATAACTCGCTTATTCACTGATCAGATAATTTGATTATTGAAATATTGCAATTATCATACCTATTACACAAATAGTTATCACAATTATATCAAACATAATAGAAGTTTTATCTATATTACCACTTTGGCTACTGTACTTATTCATAGCTATACTCCCTTCTATTTATTAAACTTTTATAATCCTATGATATATTAAAAAGATTAATATTATCTTACAGTAACCTTAAACTTTTCTTAAATATACATTCTAAAACCAGCCTATTTTAACCCACATCACCGATTTATAGATGAACAAAAAGAACTTTTCAACATATTATATTAAAGGATTTTACAATTTAATTTATCTTTTCATTAAAATATTTAGATATGAAATGAGGTCGTTTCCTTGAGTAAAAGTATAAGTATTAGTTTATGTATGATAGTTAAAGATGAGGAACTTACTATAGGCAGATGCTTAGATTGCATAAAAGACATAGTTGATGAAATCATAATTGTTGATACAGGTTCTACTGACAGAACAAAGGAGATAGTAAAAAAATACAACAGTACTATATATGATTTTAAATGGATTGATGACTTTTCAGCTGCAAGAAATTATGCTTTTAGTAAAGCAAATAAAGACTATATACTTTGGTTAGATGCGGATGATGTATTTTTATCAGAAGATATGAAAAAACTTAAAGAATTAAAAACCAGCTTAGACCCAAATGTTGATTCAGTTACTATGAAATATAATATAGGAATCGATGAGCACGGCAATGCGGCATCATCTTACAGACGCAATAGACTTGTCAAAAGAGCAAGGAACTTTGTGTGGAAAGGTTTCATTCACGAGTACTTAGAGGTATACGGAAATATAATCAATAGCGATATAAGCGTAACCCATCAAAAATTAAAATCCACCCCTAATAGGAACATTGAAATCTTTAGATCAAAACTAAAACAAGGCATAGAATTCACACCTAGAGATTTATTATATTATGCACATGAGCTTTATGATCATAATGAGTTTGAAGAAGCTCTATTAAACTATAACAAGTTCTTAGATGATGGATTCGGTTGGTATGAGGATAATATAAGAGTTTGTTCAAACCTTACAGATTATTATCAAGGCGAAGGCAAATTTGAAAAAGCTCGTGAATATGCTTTCAGAAGTTTCCAGTATGATTTGCCTCGAGCTGAAGCTTGCTGTAGAATTGGCTTTTCATACTTATGTGAGAATAGATTAGACCAAGCGATATTTTGGTATGAATTAGCTACTAATCTAAAGAAGCCAAATGATAGCTTAGGTTTCTTCAATGAAGCCTCTTGGACTTGGTTGCCCCACATACAACTTTGTGTTTGCTACGATAGACTTGGAGACCATAAAAAAGCTTTTGAGCATAATGAAACAGCTTATAATTACTCTCCTAATGATCATAGGGTTCTTTACAATCGGCAGTATTTTGAATCTATAGGTTTAAAGAAAAGTAACGATACGGCTGAAACACTTTGATTAGAAATCTATTTTCAAAACTCCTCTTGGTTCTGAGTGGAGAACTTGAAAATATTACTATTACATTTTTTAACAGTGAAAACTATCATATATTTCATTTTACAAATCATATTTTATATATTTACCAATGAAATCGTATTGAAAATACCATATGTATTTCTACTATTTACAAAATACATTGACAAATATATGGATATAAGAATATTATATTTTATGTAGAACAAAGGTGTTTTCGCTTATAGGCGAAAGCACCTTTTTTTATTTTTTTAAAGATTTTAGTCTAAATAAATCTTTGGCCAAAGGTTTTAATAGATATTAATTATGCATTATGTATTATCTTATTTTATAAAAGAAAAAACTTATAGCGAGGTTAATATTATGGAATATAGAATAGAAAAAGACTTAATTGGCTCAAAAGAAATTGACAATTCCAAATACTATGGTATAAATACTGTTCGTGCGTTAGAAAACTTTGACTTGCATAGCAAACCTGTAAATATAGATTTTGTAAAAGAGATAGCCTTAGTAAAAAAAGCTGCTGCTGTAACAAATATGAAACTTGGTAAATTAAGTGAACAAAAGGCAGAAGCTATAATAAAGGCAAGCGAAGAAATCATTGACGGATTTTTTGATGATCAATTTAAAGTAAGTGCTTTCCAAGGTGGTGCAGGTACTTCAGTAAATATGAATGTTAATGAAGTAATTGCCAATAGAGCTATCGAAATTATTGGTGGCAAAAAGGGAGATTATAATATAGTTCATCCTCTAAATGATGTTAATATGTCACAATCCACCAATGATGTCTGCCCTACAGCGCTAAAAATAGTTACTATAAAAAAAATTCAAAAACTTACAAATGAAATAAATAAGCTTAAAGAAGCATTTGAATTAAAAGAAGCTCAGTTTTCTCAAATCTTTCGTCTTGGTAGAACTCAACTAATGGATGCAGTACCAATGACTGTTGGACAAGGATTTGGCTCATATGCTAAAGCCTTAGAAAGAGATTTATACAGAATACGTGAAACTGAAAAAAATCTAAGAAATATAAATATTGGCGGAACAGCTATAGGCACTGGAATAAACTCAAGTGATAGATATATTTTCATAATATCAGACACTTTAAGATCACTTACTAAACTTAATATAAGAAGATGTGAATGTTCCATAGATGGTACACAAAATACAGATGTGTTCGTTGAGGTATCAAGTACCTTGAAGATTTGTGCATCAAGCTTAATCAAAATATCAAATGATCTTAGAATTTTAAATTCAGGACCAAGAGGTGGTTTTGGTGAAATCATTCTTCCTGCTCGCCAAGCAGGATCATCAATAATGCCTGGTAAAGTAAATCCAGTAATTCCTGAGATGGTAGGACAAATTTCTATGAGAGTAATTGCTAATGATACTGCTATAACAATGGCCGCATCCTCTGGCCAGTTAGAATTAAATGCATTTATTCCATTAATAGCTGAAAGTATGTTAGAATCTTTAGAACTTCTAGAAAAAGCTGCTATATTGTTTAGAGAAAAATGTATAGATGATATTTTAGTTAATGAAAAGAACTGTATTGAAAACCTGGAAAAATCAACTGCTTTAGTGACTTCTTTAGTTCCATTCATAGGTTATGACAAAGCCTGCGAACTTGCTAAAAAGGCTTTAAGAGAAGATAAATCAATTAGAGAAATTCTATATGGTGAAGACATTTATTCCAAGGAAGAAATAGATACAATGCTTGATCCCTCTCAATTAATTAAGCCATCAGAACTAAAAGATAGCATACGTGATGTTTCATAAATGGCACTGTTAAAGTACTGTGTTGAAATTAAGCATATCAATAAATAAAAAGACAAAGGATTGGATAACACCTTTGTCTTTTACTTTTATTAATAATAGCTATCTGTAATTTAGAAATTAGTAATCCTACAGATCATCAACTAAAGCACCTGCTTTTGCATAAGCTGTTGATTTTGCTTCGAAGAAATCAGTCTTAACTGAATTAGCATCAGCATATATATCTACCCATGTAGATGGATTCTTATCATATCCTTCGTATAAAGGCTTAAAGCCTATGTCATTAAGCCTTATATTGCCTAAATACTTAATATAGTCATGTATCATCTTTTTGTTTAGTCCTTGTATGCCATCTGCTATTACATAATGTCCCCAAGCTATCTCATTTTCTACACCTGTTCTAACCATCTCTCTTAGTTCTTCAACTAAATCTTCAGTAAACATCTGAGGTTCTTCTCTTTGAAGTTCTCTTATTATATTTCTAAATAACCAAAGATGGGTATTTTCATCTCTATTTATGTATCGAATTTCCTGAGCTGATCCTGGCATTTTACCATTTCTCTCTAAGTTATAGAAAAACATAAATCCAGAGTAAAAATATATTCCTTCTAAGATATAGTTTGCCATAATAGTTTTTAAGAAAGTTTTCTCATTTGGATTTTCAACAAAATTATTATATAAATCACCTATGAACTTATTACGCTCAAGAAGTATCTTATCGTCTTTCCATTGAAATAATATTTCATTTCTCTTTTCTGGTGGACATATTGTATCTAACATGTAACTATAACTTTGTGAATGTACTGCTTCTTGAAATGCTTGGATAGTTAAGCATAAATTCACTTCACTTGCTGTTATATAGTTATTTATATTTCCAAGGTTAGCTGTCTGTATTGAGTCAAGAAATATTAAAAATGATAATATTTTATCATATGCTACTCTTTCTTCACCAGTAAGCTTTGGATAATCCTTCAGATCTTGAGCTAAGTTAATTTCTTCTGGTATCCAAAAGTTGTTCATAGCCTGCCTATACCAGTCAGATACCCAAGTGTATTTCATATTATTAAAATCATTAAGATTTGTTGTATTTCCATTTACCATTCTCTTTTTTGAGATTTCAGTATCTCCATTTTCATTAAACAGAGGTTTTTTATTGATAGCCATACTTTATTCCTCCTTAATACATATGCACCTTTTTAGTTTATGTTTGATCACTGTGCCGAAATTAAGCTGAGCAGCTCTCACAATCACTTACTGTTAGGGATTTGGACCTAACATAATATATACTCTTAACACCTGATTTACAAGCATCTATATAAAGGTTCATTATCTGTCTCATGGTGTAATTAGTTGTTATATAAAGATTAAAGGACTGTCCCTGATCAATATGTCTTTGTCTTACTCCATTAAGCTTAACACACCATGCCTGATCGATATTATACGCTGAATTGTAGTACCAATAGTTATCTTCTGAAAGATTTGGTGCTATCTTTGGGGTTATACTACCCTTTTTCTCTTCCATCCAGAATCTAGACATAACCGGATCTATTCCCTCTGATGTTCCCGCAATAGTCGCAGTTGATCCGTTTGGTGCTACAGCTAGTAAATATCCATTTCTCATGCCATGCTTCTTTATATCTTCTGATAATTCTACCCATTCTTGTGATTCATAATTTCTAATTCTAAAGTAATCACCAGTTTCCCAATCAGAACCTTCAAAGTGTGGATATGTTCCTTTTTCTTTAGCTATGTTCATTGAAGCCTTTACTGCATAATAATTTATCTTTTCATAAACCTTATCAGCAAACTCTATATGATAATCACTAGTCCAGGACACCTTATTGTTCGCAAGCATATGATGATAGCCGCTTGTTCCTAGCCCTATAGCTCTATATTTTTTGTTTGTAATCTCAGCAAAAGGAACTGAATAGTAGTTTAAGTCTATAACATTATCCATAGCTCTTATTTGAGTTTCTACAATGTATTCAAGCTCTTCATCATTAGTAACATCAACATTTCCTAACACTACTGAAGATAAATTACAAACAACAAAATCACCTGCCTTAGTCCTCTCAATTACTATTTTATCTCCATTAACATCTGTTATTTCTTCCTGAAGGATATCCATAGCACTCATATTTTGCATTATTTCAGTACACAGGTTAGATGAATATATCATTCCTTTATGCTTGTTTGGATTCATCATATTAGCAGCATCTCTATAAAATGCAAATGGAGTTCCTGTTTCTGCTGCACTCTTTATTATAAGTCTGACAATATCTTTTATAGACATTATCTTCTTTTCAATTCTTTCATCATTGACACAGTCCCAATATCTCTCCTCCCAGGCCTCGCCATAGAAGTCTTCTAGAGAATATCCTTTTACTGTTCGTATTTCATGCGGACACATTAAATACCAATTAGTATCTATCTTTTCTTCTGCTAGTTTCCAAAATAAATTTGGGTAGCATATACCAGGAAACACATCATGAGCCTTTTTTCTGTCATCTCCATTATTAGTCTTTAGTTGTAAAAATTCAGGTAAATCTTTATGCCACGCATCTAGCCAAATAGAGACACTCCCATTTCTAACACCAAGTTGATCAACAGCTATGGCTGTATCATTATAAAGCTTCACCCAAGGTATAACCCCTCCTGAAGCACCTTTAAACCCTCTTATTGCCGAGCCTAGAGCTCTTACCTTACCAAAGTATATTCCCATTCCTCCACCAAATTTTGATACCTCTGCAAAGTTATCTAGGGATTTATATATACCTTTCAAACTATCCTCTACTGTATCGATAAAGCAAGAACTTAATTGATAAAATGGCTTTCTGGCATTTGACATTGTTGGAGTAGCCATTGTTGCTTTTAATGAACTAAGTACATCATAAAATCTTTTAGCCCAATAAACTCTTTTATCATCTTTTTCTGGTATTGCTAAATGCATAGCTATTCCCATAAACATCTGCTGTGG
Proteins encoded in this region:
- a CDS encoding ribonucleoside-diphosphate reductase subunit alpha — encoded protein: MKNLSELCDIALSAINGDKEVYSNKKLVDSLERIIRENMSYNDMINSAIQVCLELTTEDEPKWLNGAAKLYIVRLYDEVRANRGIDKDSDPYKNFYDFVSELTEKGLYGKYILENYSRENIDELEKYMDQKRDLLFTYSGISLLAKRYLIQDFNRKPLELPQQMFMGIAMHLAIPEKDDKRVYWAKRFYDVLSSLKATMATPTMSNARKPFYQLSSCFIDTVEDSLKGIYKSLDNFAEVSKFGGGMGIYFGKVRALGSAIRGFKGASGGVIPWVKLYNDTAIAVDQLGVRNGSVSIWLDAWHKDLPEFLQLKTNNGDDRKKAHDVFPGICYPNLFWKLAEEKIDTNWYLMCPHEIRTVKGYSLEDFYGEAWEERYWDCVNDERIEKKIMSIKDIVRLIIKSAAETGTPFAFYRDAANMMNPNKHKGMIYSSNLCTEIMQNMSAMDILQEEITDVNGDKIVIERTKAGDFVVCNLSSVVLGNVDVTNDEELEYIVETQIRAMDNVIDLNYYSVPFAEITNKKYRAIGLGTSGYHHMLANNKVSWTSDYHIEFADKVYEKINYYAVKASMNIAKEKGTYPHFEGSDWETGDYFRIRNYESQEWVELSEDIKKHGMRNGYLLAVAPNGSTATIAGTSEGIDPVMSRFWMEEKKGSITPKIAPNLSEDNYWYYNSAYNIDQAWCVKLNGVRQRHIDQGQSFNLYITTNYTMRQIMNLYIDACKSGVKSIYYVRSKSLTVSDCESCSA
- the ribD gene encoding bifunctional diaminohydroxyphosphoribosylaminopyrimidine deaminase/5-amino-6-(5-phosphoribosylamino)uracil reductase RibD; this encodes MREVYMNKAIEIANRGSGFVNPDPLVGAILVKNEKIIGQGWYKYFGGEKAEMIAIKDACEDTRDSELFINIEPEINEEDDEYISFISNSGVKKIYIGIPNPKEGRGGKAEEVFKSLGIDVEYGVLRDECEELNEIYTHYIKTGTPFVFTKWAMTLDGKLASRTGDSKWISSEKSLEFVHYLRQRVAAIMVGENTVRLDNPLLTTRLEGVVISNPLRVIVSKYGDIPLNSNILKVDANTRTLIIASEDIAIEKEEELKNYGVDMIKLREKQGKIQFEDIVKALGERNIDSLYIEGGSSLLASAFESGVVNKVYAAIAPKIIGGKDAVTPVGGLGIEKMNDAIRLSRVTHQIIGDDVIFKGYID
- a CDS encoding glycosyltransferase, coding for MIVKDEELTIGRCLDCIKDIVDEIIIVDTGSTDRTKEIVKKYNSTIYDFKWIDDFSAARNYAFSKANKDYILWLDADDVFLSEDMKKLKELKTSLDPNVDSVTMKYNIGIDEHGNAASSYRRNRLVKRARNFVWKGFIHEYLEVYGNIINSDISVTHQKLKSTPNRNIEIFRSKLKQGIEFTPRDLLYYAHELYDHNEFEEALLNYNKFLDDGFGWYEDNIRVCSNLTDYYQGEGKFEKAREYAFRSFQYDLPRAEACCRIGFSYLCENRLDQAIFWYELATNLKKPNDSLGFFNEASWTWLPHIQLCVCYDRLGDHKKAFEHNETAYNYSPNDHRVLYNRQYFESIGLKKSNDTAETL
- a CDS encoding aspartate ammonia-lyase, producing MEYRIEKDLIGSKEIDNSKYYGINTVRALENFDLHSKPVNIDFVKEIALVKKAAAVTNMKLGKLSEQKAEAIIKASEEIIDGFFDDQFKVSAFQGGAGTSVNMNVNEVIANRAIEIIGGKKGDYNIVHPLNDVNMSQSTNDVCPTALKIVTIKKIQKLTNEINKLKEAFELKEAQFSQIFRLGRTQLMDAVPMTVGQGFGSYAKALERDLYRIRETEKNLRNINIGGTAIGTGINSSDRYIFIISDTLRSLTKLNIRRCECSIDGTQNTDVFVEVSSTLKICASSLIKISNDLRILNSGPRGGFGEIILPARQAGSSIMPGKVNPVIPEMVGQISMRVIANDTAITMAASSGQLELNAFIPLIAESMLESLELLEKAAILFREKCIDDILVNEKNCIENLEKSTALVTSLVPFIGYDKACELAKKALREDKSIREILYGEDIYSKEEIDTMLDPSQLIKPSELKDSIRDVS
- a CDS encoding ribonucleotide-diphosphate reductase subunit beta; its protein translation is MAINKKPLFNENGDTEISKKRMVNGNTTNLNDFNNMKYTWVSDWYRQAMNNFWIPEEINLAQDLKDYPKLTGEERVAYDKILSFLIFLDSIQTANLGNINNYITASEVNLCLTIQAFQEAVHSQSYSYMLDTICPPEKRNEILFQWKDDKILLERNKFIGDLYNNFVENPNEKTFLKTIMANYILEGIYFYSGFMFFYNLERNGKMPGSAQEIRYINRDENTHLWLFRNIIRELQREEPQMFTEDLVEELREMVRTGVENEIAWGHYVIADGIQGLNKKMIHDYIKYLGNIRLNDIGFKPLYEGYDKNPSTWVDIYADANSVKTDFFEAKSTAYAKAGALVDDL